A single genomic interval of Scylla paramamosain isolate STU-SP2022 chromosome 4, ASM3559412v1, whole genome shotgun sequence harbors:
- the LOC135099695 gene encoding dihydroorotate dehydrogenase (quinone), mitochondrial-like isoform X2, with protein MFKRLFASKNFKKKLGDLIKVATGGTLVFAGINIYYQNEKFYNSWVMPLLLSLDAETAHTLAVKAAQYRLVPEAKLRESHLLRSKLLNLNFRTPIGLAAGFDKHGEAVEGLWKMGFGFVEVGSVTPEAQPGNPQPRVFRLTSDSAVINSPNTPGLRNLQSQEHLEKLIEAVISARDSLPATHRPPLFLKIAPDLTDADMQDIATVVLQKKVDGLIVTNTTVTRPSSLTSPEQREVGGLSGQPLKDLSTRMVKEMYCLTKGQVPIIGVGGVACGSDAYEKIRAGASLVQLYTGLVYHGPMLVARITEELELLLRQDGFNSVAEAVGADAHTQ; from the exons ATGTTTAAAAGACTGTTTGCCAGCAAAAACTTCAAg AAAAAGCTTGGGGACTTGATCAAAGTAGCAACGGGTGGCACGCTGGTGTTTGCTGGCATCAACATCTATTACCAGAATGAGAAGTTTTACAACTCCTGGGTAATGCCACTGCTCCTCTCCCTTGATGCAGAGACAGCACACACCCTAGCAGTGAAGGCAGCTCAGTACCGCTTGGTGCCAGAGGCCAAGCTGAGAGAATCCCACCTTCTG AGGAGTAAACTGCTCAACCTGAACTTCAGGACCCCCATTGGACTTGCTGCTGGGTTTGACAAGCATGGAGAGGCTGTGGAGGGGCTGTGGAAGATGGGATTTGGCTTTGTGGAGGTGGGCTCTGTGACACCAGAGGCTCAGCCCGGCAACCCACAGCCCAGGGTGTTCCGCCTCACCTCAGACTCTGCTGTCATCAACAG TCCCAACACTCCTGGACTAAGGAATTTACAAAGCCAGGAACACTTAGAGAAGCTAATAGAAGCAGTCATCTCAGCACGTGACAGCCTGCCAGCCACACACAGACCTCCACTTTTCCTCAAGATAGCACCAGACCTGACTGATGCAGACATGCAAGACATTGCTACTGTTGTTTTACAGAAAAAG GTTGATGGACTAATAGTGACTAACACCACTGTGACacgtccctcctccctcaccagtCCAGAACAGAGAGAGGTTGGGGGACTGAGCGGTCAGCCCCTGAAGGACCTTTCAACACGCATGGTTAAGGAAATGTACTGCCTCACAAAAG GCCAGGTGCCCATCAtaggggtgggtggggtggcCTGTGGCAGTGATGCTTATGAAAAGATCCGAGCAGGAGCCAGCCTGGTGCAACTGTACACCGGGCTTGTCTACCATGGCCCAATGCTGGTGGCCAGGATAACTGAGGAACTGGAGCTTCTCTTAAG ACAAGATGGCTTCAATTcagtagcagaagcagttgGTGCTGATGCTCACACCCAATAA
- the LOC135099695 gene encoding dihydroorotate dehydrogenase (quinone), mitochondrial-like isoform X1: MFKRLFASKNFKKKLGDLIKVATGGTLVFAGINIYYQNEKFYNSWVMPLLLSLDAETAHTLAVKAAQYRLVPEAKLRESHLLRSKLLNLNFRTPIGLAAGFDKHGEAVEGLWKMGFGFVEVGSVTPEAQPGNPQPRVFRLTSDSAVINRYGFNSEGHEAVFARLSQLPPPGHRGGAILGINLGKNKTSEDHVKDYTLGVQKFGPLADYLVVNVSSPNTPGLRNLQSQEHLEKLIEAVISARDSLPATHRPPLFLKIAPDLTDADMQDIATVVLQKKVDGLIVTNTTVTRPSSLTSPEQREVGGLSGQPLKDLSTRMVKEMYCLTKGQVPIIGVGGVACGSDAYEKIRAGASLVQLYTGLVYHGPMLVARITEELELLLRQDGFNSVAEAVGADAHTQ; encoded by the exons ATGTTTAAAAGACTGTTTGCCAGCAAAAACTTCAAg AAAAAGCTTGGGGACTTGATCAAAGTAGCAACGGGTGGCACGCTGGTGTTTGCTGGCATCAACATCTATTACCAGAATGAGAAGTTTTACAACTCCTGGGTAATGCCACTGCTCCTCTCCCTTGATGCAGAGACAGCACACACCCTAGCAGTGAAGGCAGCTCAGTACCGCTTGGTGCCAGAGGCCAAGCTGAGAGAATCCCACCTTCTG AGGAGTAAACTGCTCAACCTGAACTTCAGGACCCCCATTGGACTTGCTGCTGGGTTTGACAAGCATGGAGAGGCTGTGGAGGGGCTGTGGAAGATGGGATTTGGCTTTGTGGAGGTGGGCTCTGTGACACCAGAGGCTCAGCCCGGCAACCCACAGCCCAGGGTGTTCCGCCTCACCTCAGACTCTGCTGTCATCAACAG GTATGGCTTTAACAGTGAGGGTCACGAAGCAGTGTTTGCACGTCTGAGCCAGCTGCCCCCACCAGGTCACAGGGGGGGAGCCATCCTGGGAATCAACTTGGGCAAAAATAAAACCTCAGAAGACCATGTGAAGGACTACACACTTGGGGTGCAGAAGTTTGGTCCCTTGGCAGATTATCTAGTGGTAAATGTATCCAG TCCCAACACTCCTGGACTAAGGAATTTACAAAGCCAGGAACACTTAGAGAAGCTAATAGAAGCAGTCATCTCAGCACGTGACAGCCTGCCAGCCACACACAGACCTCCACTTTTCCTCAAGATAGCACCAGACCTGACTGATGCAGACATGCAAGACATTGCTACTGTTGTTTTACAGAAAAAG GTTGATGGACTAATAGTGACTAACACCACTGTGACacgtccctcctccctcaccagtCCAGAACAGAGAGAGGTTGGGGGACTGAGCGGTCAGCCCCTGAAGGACCTTTCAACACGCATGGTTAAGGAAATGTACTGCCTCACAAAAG GCCAGGTGCCCATCAtaggggtgggtggggtggcCTGTGGCAGTGATGCTTATGAAAAGATCCGAGCAGGAGCCAGCCTGGTGCAACTGTACACCGGGCTTGTCTACCATGGCCCAATGCTGGTGGCCAGGATAACTGAGGAACTGGAGCTTCTCTTAAG ACAAGATGGCTTCAATTcagtagcagaagcagttgGTGCTGATGCTCACACCCAATAA